In Desulfosoma sp., the genomic stretch GGATGAAGCCACCTCCGCTTTGGACAGCGAAGCGGAATTGGAAGTCCAACGGGCTTTGGAAAACCTCATGCAAGGCCGAACCACGTTCATCATTGCTCATAGGTTGTCCACGGTAAAGATCGCCCACCGCATTTTCGTGTTGAGCCACGGACGCATCATTGAAGAGGGCTCTCATCACAGCCTTATGGAACGTCATGGTGAATACCGAAGGCTCTACGACATCCAATTTCAACAAGCCGATTGAAACATTGACGTCGCCGTCTATGGAACCCTGGCGTCTTGCTTATAATGTTGTTCTGAGCGCGTCCTGGCCCGGCCTGTGGCTTTATTACCTTTTACGAAAAGCCGGCTCGGGAAAATACACCACCTCGTATTCTTCTCGACTCGGCCTTTGCTTACCTCAAATCTCCAAGGCTTTTTCACGACCCTTATGGGTGCACGCTCTCTCTGTTGGAGAAGTTCTTTCCAGCGTCCCTCTTCTCCATGAGATTCGACACAGACAGCCCGAGGTTGCCATTGTCTTTTCAGCAGCGACCGAAAAAGGGCTGGCTGTGGCGCAAAAAGAAGTGGGGTCTTTGGCAGAAAGCATCTTCTATCTTCCGCATGATCATTTATGGAGCATGACTCGGTTGGTGCGGCGATTGCGCCCGGCAGCCTTCATTCTTGTGGAAACGGATCTGTGGCCCAATCTGCTTTGGGTGCTTAAAAAAGCCCTCGTGCCTGTTCTTATGGTCAATGCACGTCTCTCTTTGCGATCCTTTCGCGGCTATAGACGACTTGCGCCCATAAGCCGTTCCATCTTGGCATGTTTGGATCGAATCTATGTCCAGTCCGAAGAAGATGCCCGTCGGTTCGCCTCTTTGGGTGTTCCCTGGACGCGGCTTCGCCTCTGCGGCAACCTTAAGTTCGACCTAGCCGTGTTTCAGAAGGAAAAATACAGTCAAAAAAACGGCGACCCCTTTTTCATGTTTAAAGACAGCCGACCTTTGTGGATCGCGGGAAGCACTCACGACGGAGAAGAAAAGATTTTGCTGCAAGCCCATGCCATGGTGCTTAAACGTTACTCGAACATTCTCTTGGTTTTGGCTCCCCGCCATATTGACAGGGTGCATCGGCTCGCGCACCTATGCGAGACCATGGGACTGCGCTGGACTCTTAGAAGCCGAGCGAACGCCATCGACCATGTGCATGTTTTCCTTCTGGATTCCATCGGTGAGCTCGCTTCCCTGTATCCTCTTGCTCAGGCGGCTTTCATCGGTGGCAGCTTGATTCCTTTTGGCGGCCATAATCCCTTGGAAGCAGCTGTTCACGGTGTCCCCAGCTGTTGGGGTCCTCATCTGGATAACTTCAGAGAAATAGAGGCTTTTCTTCTCAAGGAACGCTGCGGACGCCGCGTTCATAATGCACAAGAACTTGAAGCCTTTCTGCTGGAAACTCTGGAGGATCGTCTCTCGTTGTCCACCCGCCGTAGGCTTTGCGCACACAGGGTTTCGGCTCAGGCAGGAGCTGCCTCGGTCATTGCTCAAGATCTAAAGCTTCTTATGGCCGAAAACTTTCGCGCAAAATGAGACACTTTGAAAGTTATACGACAAGTTTGTCTTGGGGTGCCGAGATCGTGACCGAGTCCTGCGTTGACTTGTCAAGACCCTTGTGCTAAGAAACGGCCGTAGTTTCGAGAGGGTTACGATGCCGTCAACGGAGGCGTTTTGAAATTCGGTGGCCGAAGTCGAGCAGGATTTCATCGTTCCTAACAAATTGGGTTTTCATGCGCGGGTAGCAGCCAAGATCGTCAAGGTGGCCACCCAATTTCAAGCCGACGTCTTGATCGTCAAAGATCATACGATGGTGAACGGCAAAAGCATTCTTGATATTTTGAGCTTGGAGTGCCCGAGAGGCACCAAGGTCAAGATTATTTCGCGAGGTCATGACGCCGAAGAGGCGCTGAAAGCTTTGGCGTCCCTTTTTCAAAGCAATTTTGGGGAAACATAATATCTTAGACGATCCCCACGTGACGGCCCATGTGTTCTACCGAGTCGACCGAAGACCGAGGCGGGAGAGGAAAGCCTCTAAGGTCTGCTCGGTTTTTTATTGTTCAAAAATGACTTTCGGCTGGTTTCTGCAGGATCAGGTTAGATGATGGATAAAGAACCCATTCGGTTAAAAGGATTTGGGGTTTCACCCGGAATCGCCATCGGTAAAGCTTTCCTTGCCGAAGAAAACCACGTGCCTTTGGCCTTGCATCGTTTGGAGACCGAAGAGGAGGTTCTGCAGGACTGCCTTCTTTTCCAGGAAGCCGTCGCCAAGGTGGAACAAGACCTGGAAAAAACAAAACAATCCATTCATGGCGACTTCATGGATCACGCCCATATCCTGGACGCTCATCAGCTCATTTTGCGGGACCCTTTTTTTTATGATCAAACTCTAGAAACCATCCGTAAAGAGCGCCTCAACGCCATGCTGGCCTTGAAGCGGTCCATACGAAAAATTTCCGACCTTTTTGCGGCCATGGAAGACGATTACCTTAAGGGACGCATCGCCGATGTGCGTAGTCTCGGGGAAAGGGTACTGCGCCATCTTGCCGGACAAAAGGCCAGCAGCTTTGATGAAATTCGAGAGCGTGTGATCATAGTGGCTCGGGATATTTCTCCTGCGGACGCTATACGTATTCAGCTGGAAAGGACACTAGGATTTATCACCGACACCGGGGGCCGCACGTCTCATACGGCCATAATCGCGCGAGCTTTGGGCATTCCGGCCATTGTGGGTGCCGAAAAAGCTACCGAGACGATTCGCACTGGTGACTTGGTCATCGTGGACGGAGCCAGTGGACGCATCATTGTGCATCCCACCGAAGAACAAATCGCATTTTATTATGAACTTCAGGAGGCTCTGGAGACCTATCTCAAGGATATTACCCGAAAGGCACATCTTCCGGCGGTGACTCTGGACGGCCGTAAGATTCGGGTGGAAGCAAACATTGAACTTGTTGAAGAAGTGGTGGCCGCCAAGGATCACGGTGCGGAAGCCGTCGGACTTTACCGGACGGAATTCGCCTATCTGAACCGAGAACATCCGCCCGACGAAGAAGAGCTTTATCAGGAATACAAAGAACTGGCCGAACTCATGGCCCCGTCTTTCGTCACGATTCGCACCTTGGATCTCGGGGCGGAAAAGTTGGGCGTGTGGATGCCCTCCATTCAGCAGGAAAATCCGGCGTTGGGACTGCGAGGTATCCGATTATGCCTGCAGCATAAGGGATTTTTTAAAACCCAACTTCGAGCCGTTCTGAGAGCTGGCGCCGTCGCACACAATCTTCGACTCATGTTTCCTCTTATTTCCGGCATGGGCGAATTGCTTCAAGCCAAGGCCGTCTTAGAGGAGGCCAAACAGGAGCTGCGACAGCAGGGGATTCTCTTTGACGAGACC encodes the following:
- a CDS encoding HPr family phosphocarrier protein, which translates into the protein MAEVEQDFIVPNKLGFHARVAAKIVKVATQFQADVLIVKDHTMVNGKSILDILSLECPRGTKVKIISRGHDAEEALKALASLFQSNFGET
- a CDS encoding 3-deoxy-D-manno-octulosonic acid transferase, which encodes MVNTEGSTTSNFNKPIETLTSPSMEPWRLAYNVVLSASWPGLWLYYLLRKAGSGKYTTSYSSRLGLCLPQISKAFSRPLWVHALSVGEVLSSVPLLHEIRHRQPEVAIVFSAATEKGLAVAQKEVGSLAESIFYLPHDHLWSMTRLVRRLRPAAFILVETDLWPNLLWVLKKALVPVLMVNARLSLRSFRGYRRLAPISRSILACLDRIYVQSEEDARRFASLGVPWTRLRLCGNLKFDLAVFQKEKYSQKNGDPFFMFKDSRPLWIAGSTHDGEEKILLQAHAMVLKRYSNILLVLAPRHIDRVHRLAHLCETMGLRWTLRSRANAIDHVHVFLLDSIGELASLYPLAQAAFIGGSLIPFGGHNPLEAAVHGVPSCWGPHLDNFREIEAFLLKERCGRRVHNAQELEAFLLETLEDRLSLSTRRRLCAHRVSAQAGAASVIAQDLKLLMAENFRAK
- the ptsP gene encoding phosphoenolpyruvate--protein phosphotransferase, which codes for MMDKEPIRLKGFGVSPGIAIGKAFLAEENHVPLALHRLETEEEVLQDCLLFQEAVAKVEQDLEKTKQSIHGDFMDHAHILDAHQLILRDPFFYDQTLETIRKERLNAMLALKRSIRKISDLFAAMEDDYLKGRIADVRSLGERVLRHLAGQKASSFDEIRERVIIVARDISPADAIRIQLERTLGFITDTGGRTSHTAIIARALGIPAIVGAEKATETIRTGDLVIVDGASGRIIVHPTEEQIAFYYELQEALETYLKDITRKAHLPAVTLDGRKIRVEANIELVEEVVAAKDHGAEAVGLYRTEFAYLNREHPPDEEELYQEYKELAELMAPSFVTIRTLDLGAEKLGVWMPSIQQENPALGLRGIRLCLQHKGFFKTQLRAVLRAGAVAHNLRLMFPLISGMGELLQAKAVLEEAKQELRQQGILFDETMPIGIMIEVPAAVAVADILAREVNFFSIGTNDLIQYALGIDRVNPHVAHLYDPLHPAVLRLIRHVVHTAHEAGIPVTVCGEMAGEPFYVPLLLGLELDCLSMNPQAIPRVKNLVRRSTLEECRRFVKKALTLTTAAHIRDLLQEMVLRVFPEEFKFFDPQAVKPNSRAA